AGATTCTGCTCTTCCGGTGACGGGGAAAAGCAGAATGAAGCCGAGCAGAAAAACAGCGAACGGATTTTTCATGCTTATGTCCTCTTGCAGTGTAAGCACTACGCCGGAATTCGGAAAAGAGATATTATTTGCTCATGCTGCAACAGTGGAAATAGTGAGTGATTCATAAAAAAAGCCCTGCCATGAGGCAGGGCTTTGAATAGATGCAATAACGGAAACTACAAAGAAGCGCCGACCTTCTTGAGCAGACGAACGAGCTGGTTGGTAAAGCCGGCTTCGTTATCGTACCAGATTATCAGCTTGACCAGTGTACCATCTATTACGGTGGTGCACAGGGAATCTACCACACCGCCGTGGGTGTCGCCGATGTAGTCCACAGAAACCAGCGGCTCATCGCTGTAGCCGAGGTTGCCCTTCATGGGGCCTTCGGATGCAGCCTTCAGCGCAGCGTTTACCTCTTCTGCCGTGGTGGCTTTTTCCACACGGCAGGTCAGGTCCACAATGGAACCGTCAGGGGTGGGAACGCGAACGGCCATGCCATCCAGCTTGCCCTTGAGTTCGGGAATGACCATGCCCACAGCCTTGGCAGCGCCGGTGGTGGTGGGAATCATGGACATGCACGCTGCACGTGCGCGGCGCAGGTCTTTCTGGGAACCGTCCAGAATGCGCTGGCTCATGGTGTAGCTGTGGATGGTGGTCATCAGGCCGTGCATGATGCCGAAGGTATCGTTGAGCACCTTGGCTGCGGGGGCCAGACAGTTGGTAGTGCAGGAGGCGTTGGAGATGACGTCGTGCTTGGCAGGGTCATAAATGCTGTCGTTCACGCCCATGACGATGGTTGCGTCCACATCCTTGCCGGGAGCGGAGATGACAGCCTTCTTCGCACCGCATGCAATGTGGCCCGCAAGACCTTCGCGGTCCTTGATGGTACCGGTAGTTTCAACAGCGATATCAATACCGTATTTGGCCCATTCCCATTCGTTCTGCTTGCAGCGGGTTACGATAACCTGCTTGCCGTTGATCAGAAGACCCTGATCGTTTGCGGCAACATCACCCTTGAAGGTCCCGTGAACGGAATCATACTTGAAGAGGTGAGCAAGCGAAGCGTTATCCGCGCGGGCGTTGATAACGGCAACCTGCAGATCGGCATCATCCGCGAGCAGTCTGAGCAAGTAACGGCCGATACGACCGAATCCATTGACACCGAGAGTTACAGCCATCGTTAGTCTCCTGACCTTCTATATCTTGTTGGAACAGCCGAGCACGTTCTTGATCTTGTGCTGGACCATATTCTTGACAGCTTCGCGCGCGGGCTTCAGGTACTGGCGCGGATCGAAATGGGTGGGATTTTCCGCAAGGTATTTGCGGATGACGGCGGTCATGGCAAGGCGGATGTCGGTGTCGATGTTGATCTTGCATACACCGAAGGTGGCAGCCTTGCGCAGCAGTTCTTCCGGCACGCCGGAGGCGGAGCCGATTTCGCCGCCGAACTCGTTGGCCATCTTCACGAATTCCTGCGGAACCGAGGAGGAGCCGTGCAGTACGATGGGGAAGTTCGGCAGCATGTTGGTAATTTTTTCAAGGCGGTCGAAGTCGAGCTTGGCTTCCCCGGCGAACTTGTATGCGCCGTGGCTGGTGCCGATGGCAATGGCGAGGGAATCGCAGCCGGTGCGCTGGACAAACTCAACGGCCTGATCAGGGTCGGTGTAGATGGAATGTTCGGAAGACACATCGTCTTCAACACCGGCAAGGCGGCCCAGTTCAGCTTCCACGTCCACACCCTTGTCGTGGGCGTATTCCACAACGCGTTTGGTCAGGGCGATGTTTTCCTCGAAGCTGAGATGGGAGCCGTCGATCATGACGGAGGAGAAGCCGCCATCAATGCAGGACTTGCAGATCTCGAAGTCCTGACCGTGGTCGAGGTGCAGGGCAACAGGCAGGTCATCTTCGATGAGAGCAGCCTCGATCAGCTTGCGGATGTATGCCTGACCGGCATACTTGCGGGCACCGGCGGAAACCTGGAGAATGAGCGGTGCACGTTCCTCCGCGGCAGCCGCCATTATTCCCTGAATGATTTCCATGTTGTTAACGTTGAATGCGCCAACAGCGTAGCCTTCCTTGTAGGCTCTTGCGAACATCTCCCTTGTGCCGGTAAGGGGCATACAAACCTCCAGAATGTGTGGCAGTTGCATTGTCGCGATTGCGGCAATGTACCAAAAATAACGGCGCGTCCACTGTAATCGCGCCGGAAAAGGCTATTGAGTGCAGGGGTGGTACTCTCTCCAGCGTAGGGGGAGGCTGCCACCCTGTCAACAAAGGCACGGAGACTTTACACGGCAACGGGAAGAAAATCAAAGGGGATGAGCATGGTTGCCCCTTTTTGTTACCACATTTGCTGTGGTGCTGCGGAAAATTAAGGCGGAACCTGATATCATCACTGCGCGCAGCCCGTTTGAACCCCTTTGCAGGGGCTACTTCCCCGGGCAAACTACCTGCGTCTGCATGGAGCTCAGAACGTGTGTCGGCAGATGCAATAAGGCCCCGTTTCGTCGGTTTGCACCACGCAACGGGGCTTGCTCATCTGTATTCAGGGCGCGGGGTCAGATTCTTCTGGATGCATGGGCGTGGAGTTTCTGGCAATATTCGGCAATGCCGTGGTCTGCCAGGGCCGCCTTGCCGCTTGAGGTGACAAGGCGCTGGACCACAACCATGGACCGCCATGCATAGTTGGGGCTTTGCTTCACCTTCAGGTCTTTGAAGGGAATGCCTTTTGCGTCCTGCACATTCTGGGGGGAATCCATGAAAATGAGGCTGCCTTCATGGGTGTATCCTGAAAACCGCCTCAGCCATTCGGACATCTCATAGCCCCGTATGGGGAAAAGCCGCAGTGCCGCCAGCGCGAAGTTGAAGCCGTAGCCGAAGGGAACACGGGGAACGCCGTCGGCTGCGTTCACTACGCGGTAGATGGGAGTCTTGATGGGAGTGTAGAAATCGTCGTCCGCCGCTCTGGGGGCCCCGAACGTGTATGTTGCGCCTGTGCTGTCCGATCCGAGGTAGCGTGTGGCTACAATTGCCAACGCACCGCCCAGCGAGTGTCCGGTAATGTAGAGGGGAAGGTCGGTATACTGTTCGAGCAGCTTTTTTATATCCTGCTCAACAGACTGAAATGCTCTCAGAAAGCCCCGGTGCACTCGCCCGCCGCCCGGTGCAGGAACAAGGTTTATGCACATGTCGGTGACAACATCCTTTACAGATGCCGTGCCCCTGAATGCCAGCACGAGAAACGGGTCTACTCCGTCGCGGGAAAGTTTGGCGAGCATGGCTTCCGTATCATTTCTGACAAAGGTGCCGAGCAGTTCAAAATCCGCCGCGCGAAGCTCTCGTTCCACAAGTGCGCAATCCTTGCCGTTGATCTCGTAACACTTGGAGATCAGCCCTTCCAGCAGGTCTTCGTGTCTTCCTTCCTTGATGGCCTTGCGCAGTTCCTCCACGTACTCCTCAACCGTGGTCTCACCGGGAAGGGGCTCGTATATGAGCCGTGAGATTTCGGCCATCAACCATGCCGTTCTGTCCGAATACGCTGCCCGGCGGATGGGAAGTGCCGAAAGCAGACGGGAATCACCAAAATACGTGTACATGCATACCTCCTTGAACGTATTATTGCCCCGTGGTTCATTTTGCCACACTTTATATGCTTGGGTGTATGTGGTATGTATTATTTATTTCTGCACTCCGCCAAAAAAAATCCCCCGTCGATGGGACGGGGGATTTATGGTTGTCTGGGGCGGGCGTAATGCAGCCCGCCTGCGGGCAATGTTACCTGTTGTCGGTATCCAGTACGGAGAGGGCCTGCAGGGCCGTATCATCCGTGAAATCGAACCGCAGAGGGGTAAGTGTGATGTACCCTTCTGTGAGCAGGGCTCTGTCGGTCCCCGCAGCCACGGTTTCCGGCGGGATAACGCCATTCAGCCACCAGTAGTCCGAACCGCGAGGGTCCTTGCGATGGTCATACCAGTCTTTCCAAACTGCGCTGGTCTGCGGGCATACGCGCAGCCCCTTGGCTTCCGGCATGGGGCAGGCGGGGAAGTTGAGGTTGATCACGCAGCGCGGGGGCAGGTTCTTCCACGGCATATTGTCGATGAGTTCGGCTGCAAAGGCCGCCTGTTCGCTCAGGTCTTCGGGACGGAAGTTGTCGTAGGAAACGGCAATGGCGGGAAAGCCCATGTGCGCTCCTTCCGTGGCGGCGGAGACTGTTCCGGAATACAGGATGTCCGGCCCCACGTTGGCTCCTGCGTTGATGCCTGATACAACAACATCGGGTTTCACATCCATGAGGCAGGTGAGCCCCAGTTTCACGCAGTCGACAGGCGTGCCATACACGCCTTTGCCGGAAAATCCGTTTTCCTTGAATTCCTTGACGCGCAGGGGAAGCGAGATGGTAACAGCGTGGCCCACCGCGCTCTGCTCGGTGACCGGAGCAATGCAGTGCACGGTGTGACCCGCCTCAACCAGGGCTTTGTACAGGGCGCGCAGGCCGAGGGCCTGAATGCCGTCATCGTTTGTAAGGGCTATGATCATGGTTGGTCCTGAGGCGATTATACGTTATGCAAGTGTCCGGTTGCCAAGACAATAGGGGATAGAAATTGACATCTTCGCCGAAAACATGGATCGGTAATGTGAAATGACGATCCGTGAACAGCCGTTCGCAACCGGCTACCGACCGACCTCAAAAGCATAAAACGGACATGCAGAAAATTCAATTCATTCGCGATATATCGGCCAATGACGAAGTGGTATCGATTTTTGCCGTCACTCTGGCGGCACAGGGACAGGCGCGCAACGGCCCGTTCTGGCGGCTTGAGCTGGCGGATGCCTCGGGTTCCGTGGGAGCCAAGGTGTGGAGTCCGCTCAGCCAGCAGTTTGCCAGCATAACCGCAGGAATGCTCGTTTCCGTGCGCGGCCGCGCGGCCACTTTCCGCGATCAGCTCGACATAAACATCGAGGCCCTGCATATTCTTACTGAAGAAGAAATGGCAGCGCTTGATATGGGCGACTTCATGCCCGCATCAGAGCGGCATCCCGATGACATGATGGCCGACCTGATGCAGCTGTGCCGTGTTACCTTCACGCACAAACCGTGGCTTAAATTTCTGAGCGCCGTCTTCAAGGATGAAGAAATCCTGCGGCGCTTCAAAACCGCCATCGGGGCCAAGAACGTGCACCATGCCTATGCGGGCGGTCTGCTTGAGCATACGCTTTCCGTCAGCGAGCTGTGCATGCGTCTTTGCGACCATTATCCCGAATTGGACCGGCAGGTACTGCTGGCAGGAGCCATTTTCCATGATATAGGAAAGGCGTGGGAGCTCTCCGGCGGCATTGCCAACGATTACACGGACGAGGGGCGTCTCATAGGGCATATCAGCATCGGGCTGGAAAAGGCGGAACCGTATCTGCTGAAGTCCGGGCTGGAGCCCGAATTGGTCATGCATTTCAAGCATCTGGTGCTTGGCCACCATGGCACGAAAGAATGGGGTTCGCCCGTATTGCCCGCCACGCCCGAGGCGCTGGTGCTGCATTACGCCGACAACATCGATGCCAAGCTGGCGCAGGTGCGCGGCCTTTTCGCCGACTTTGCCGGAGATGTCACTGGCTGGACACCGTACCAGACAACGCTTGGCAGGCACATGTACAAGCCCGCTCGTACCCCCGAACCGGAAACGAAACAGGCTGCTAAACGCGAGGCTGCTCGCGAGATTCCCAAGGAAGACCAATGTTCATTACTCTAGAAGGAACCGAGGGCTCGGGCAAAAGCACTGTTCTCAACCGTCTCAAGGACTGGCTCATGGAGCAGGGACACGGCGTGGTGCTCACCCGTGAACCCGGCGGCAGCCGTCTGGGCAGAACCCTGCGTTCCATCCTGCTGGATATATCCAACAAGGACCTGACGGGCGAGGCCGAACTGTTCCTGTATCTTGCCGACCGTGCCCAGCATGTGCGGCAGGTCATCAAGCCCGCGCTGGATGAAGGCATGCTTGTGCTGTGCGACCGTTACGCCGATTCCACCGTTGTCTATCAGGGCTACGGACGCGGGTTGGACCCCAAGCTGCTGCACCAGTTCAACGAGGTGGCGGTGCAGGGGCTCTGGCCGGACCTGACCCTGCTTCTGGATATTGACCCCGAGATAGGACTCAAGCGCGCCATGTCGCGCAATCTGGCAGAAGGCATCTGCCAGACGGAAGGGCGTTTCGAGGCGGAATCCCTGTTGTTCCACCACCGAATCCGCGACGGGTATCTTGCGTGGGGTGCCGTGAACCGCCATCGTTTTGCGGTGATTGATGCATCCCTCAGCCCCGATGAGGTGTTTGAGCAGGTGAAAACCGCAGTGCTGGCCAAGCTTAAGCCGGCTGAATAACGGCGTACGGGGCAGGGCGGTTGTTTTCGCCGTGTTTCCGGCAGCCGGGTGGATTGTTGCAGTCCGAGAAAAGGGGGCAGCATGTTGCAGGCCAAGAATTCATTGGGCGTCATCTTTTTTCCGGCATTCGACTGGGCCATCAGCCCGACGCATCCGGAACGGGAAGAACGGCTTCTTTACACGCAGGACCAGCTGCGTGAAGAAGGGCTTTTCGATATTGAAGGCATTACCGAATACAAGCCGGAAATAGCCACGCGGGAAGATGTGGAGCGGGTGCATTTCTGCATTCCCGACGTATCCTCCGTGTGTACCAAGTCGCATCTTATTTCGGCGGGCGGCGCCATCAAGGCTGCCCAG
This region of Desulfovibrio subterraneus genomic DNA includes:
- the gap gene encoding type I glyceraldehyde-3-phosphate dehydrogenase, which produces MAVTLGVNGFGRIGRYLLRLLADDADLQVAVINARADNASLAHLFKYDSVHGTFKGDVAANDQGLLINGKQVIVTRCKQNEWEWAKYGIDIAVETTGTIKDREGLAGHIACGAKKAVISAPGKDVDATIVMGVNDSIYDPAKHDVISNASCTTNCLAPAAKVLNDTFGIMHGLMTTIHSYTMSQRILDGSQKDLRRARAACMSMIPTTTGAAKAVGMVIPELKGKLDGMAVRVPTPDGSIVDLTCRVEKATTAEEVNAALKAASEGPMKGNLGYSDEPLVSVDYIGDTHGGVVDSLCTTVIDGTLVKLIIWYDNEAGFTNQLVRLLKKVGASL
- the fba gene encoding class II fructose-1,6-bisphosphate aldolase; its protein translation is MPLTGTREMFARAYKEGYAVGAFNVNNMEIIQGIMAAAAEERAPLILQVSAGARKYAGQAYIRKLIEAALIEDDLPVALHLDHGQDFEICKSCIDGGFSSVMIDGSHLSFEENIALTKRVVEYAHDKGVDVEAELGRLAGVEDDVSSEHSIYTDPDQAVEFVQRTGCDSLAIAIGTSHGAYKFAGEAKLDFDRLEKITNMLPNFPIVLHGSSSVPQEFVKMANEFGGEIGSASGVPEELLRKAATFGVCKINIDTDIRLAMTAVIRKYLAENPTHFDPRQYLKPAREAVKNMVQHKIKNVLGCSNKI
- a CDS encoding lipase family protein; its protein translation is MYTYFGDSRLLSALPIRRAAYSDRTAWLMAEISRLIYEPLPGETTVEEYVEELRKAIKEGRHEDLLEGLISKCYEINGKDCALVERELRAADFELLGTFVRNDTEAMLAKLSRDGVDPFLVLAFRGTASVKDVVTDMCINLVPAPGGGRVHRGFLRAFQSVEQDIKKLLEQYTDLPLYITGHSLGGALAIVATRYLGSDSTGATYTFGAPRAADDDFYTPIKTPIYRVVNAADGVPRVPFGYGFNFALAALRLFPIRGYEMSEWLRRFSGYTHEGSLIFMDSPQNVQDAKGIPFKDLKVKQSPNYAWRSMVVVQRLVTSSGKAALADHGIAEYCQKLHAHASRRI
- the surE gene encoding 5'/3'-nucleotidase SurE, with the translated sequence MIIALTNDDGIQALGLRALYKALVEAGHTVHCIAPVTEQSAVGHAVTISLPLRVKEFKENGFSGKGVYGTPVDCVKLGLTCLMDVKPDVVVSGINAGANVGPDILYSGTVSAATEGAHMGFPAIAVSYDNFRPEDLSEQAAFAAELIDNMPWKNLPPRCVINLNFPACPMPEAKGLRVCPQTSAVWKDWYDHRKDPRGSDYWWLNGVIPPETVAAGTDRALLTEGYITLTPLRFDFTDDTALQALSVLDTDNR
- a CDS encoding 3'-5' exoribonuclease YhaM family protein; this encodes MQKIQFIRDISANDEVVSIFAVTLAAQGQARNGPFWRLELADASGSVGAKVWSPLSQQFASITAGMLVSVRGRAATFRDQLDINIEALHILTEEEMAALDMGDFMPASERHPDDMMADLMQLCRVTFTHKPWLKFLSAVFKDEEILRRFKTAIGAKNVHHAYAGGLLEHTLSVSELCMRLCDHYPELDRQVLLAGAIFHDIGKAWELSGGIANDYTDEGRLIGHISIGLEKAEPYLLKSGLEPELVMHFKHLVLGHHGTKEWGSPVLPATPEALVLHYADNIDAKLAQVRGLFADFAGDVTGWTPYQTTLGRHMYKPARTPEPETKQAAKREAAREIPKEDQCSLL
- the tmk gene encoding dTMP kinase, translating into MFITLEGTEGSGKSTVLNRLKDWLMEQGHGVVLTREPGGSRLGRTLRSILLDISNKDLTGEAELFLYLADRAQHVRQVIKPALDEGMLVLCDRYADSTVVYQGYGRGLDPKLLHQFNEVAVQGLWPDLTLLLDIDPEIGLKRAMSRNLAEGICQTEGRFEAESLLFHHRIRDGYLAWGAVNRHRFAVIDASLSPDEVFEQVKTAVLAKLKPAE